A single window of Deltaproteobacteria bacterium DNA harbors:
- a CDS encoding ABC transporter substrate-binding protein, with product MSIRRMWPQLLVIFVCAFAFPVFLVWGQGGNMEPIKESTASRTTGQFDPPKPWTLRDSAMSNMTSFDPVKVVDAFSVDILANVYEGLVNVSAEGRPVPGLAESWQHSDDGRTWIFHLRKGVKFHPLTECDFKVPEEVTAKDVVYSFKRTLSASGSVTSWIFTDILEGAAEFAAGKTKGIKGLEIIDDHTLKIHLTKPFFLASKLTFNGTWIYPAGIVEACGKEFLSSHEVGTGPYIIKEFIPDDRIVLTRFDSYRTEHHQAPETVVIRIFSDPLAAMESFARGELDMVEAGISTLPKARKLVSQGNKMVSAKGNYLDYLCMNDQEPPFNDIRVRRALNMAVNREVLASLLGDFGVPAYGYIPPFSPAYRGTARIKEEGFRFDPAGAKALLTEYLAEKNLSSLDLELVIDSGELPETIGQFVTAQIEKELPEVTVSLKKITFPAMLQMAFSGKGKFFRIWWNIVTPGEFMYFLFFFPGQDPPGGFNLSFYDSKIFPQKYAEVMGTLDDEERRQGVQQLEDILIRDAAAIPLLHKTYHFLERKGITCPINGLLRKPYIFSIKTDG from the coding sequence ATGAGCATCAGAAGAATGTGGCCGCAACTCCTTGTTATTTTCGTTTGCGCCTTTGCATTTCCCGTCTTTTTGGTTTGGGGCCAAGGCGGAAACATGGAACCGATCAAGGAATCGACGGCTTCCCGAACGACCGGGCAGTTTGATCCCCCGAAACCCTGGACCCTCAGGGATTCGGCCATGAGCAATATGACCAGTTTCGATCCGGTGAAGGTTGTCGATGCTTTCAGCGTAGACATCTTGGCCAACGTGTACGAAGGACTCGTGAATGTTTCGGCGGAAGGCAGGCCCGTACCGGGCCTCGCGGAATCGTGGCAGCACTCCGATGATGGCCGCACATGGATTTTTCACCTGCGAAAAGGGGTGAAATTCCATCCCCTGACCGAGTGCGATTTCAAGGTCCCCGAGGAAGTAACCGCAAAAGACGTCGTATATTCCTTCAAAAGGACCCTTTCCGCTTCCGGATCCGTAACCTCCTGGATATTCACGGATATTCTGGAAGGTGCCGCTGAATTTGCCGCGGGGAAAACAAAGGGAATAAAAGGGCTCGAAATCATTGACGACCACACCCTTAAGATTCATCTCACAAAACCCTTTTTCCTGGCTTCAAAACTGACCTTTAACGGTACGTGGATATACCCGGCGGGCATTGTGGAAGCATGCGGCAAGGAATTTCTTTCATCCCACGAGGTCGGAACGGGGCCATACATCATCAAGGAATTCATCCCCGACGACAGGATCGTGTTGACGCGGTTTGATTCTTACCGGACAGAGCACCACCAGGCCCCTGAAACGGTGGTCATACGTATTTTCAGCGATCCCCTGGCCGCCATGGAATCTTTTGCGCGGGGCGAACTGGATATGGTGGAAGCCGGAATCAGTACCCTGCCCAAGGCAAGAAAGCTTGTGTCCCAAGGGAACAAGATGGTCTCCGCCAAAGGGAATTATCTGGATTACCTCTGCATGAACGACCAGGAGCCCCCTTTCAATGATATAAGGGTGCGGCGGGCATTGAACATGGCGGTAAACCGGGAGGTACTGGCCAGCTTGCTCGGGGACTTCGGCGTGCCCGCCTACGGCTACATCCCTCCCTTTTCCCCGGCCTATCGGGGGACCGCACGAATAAAAGAGGAAGGGTTCCGATTCGATCCCGCCGGCGCCAAGGCATTGTTGACGGAGTACTTGGCTGAAAAAAACCTTTCTTCGCTCGATCTTGAACTCGTGATTGATTCCGGGGAATTGCCTGAAACCATCGGCCAGTTCGTAACGGCGCAAATAGAAAAGGAGTTGCCCGAGGTAACGGTTTCTCTCAAGAAAATCACCTTTCCGGCAATGCTCCAGATGGCATTCAGCGGCAAGGGGAAGTTCTTCCGCATATGGTGGAATATCGTAACGCCGGGAGAATTCATGTATTTCCTCTTTTTCTTCCCGGGCCAGGACCCGCCGGGGGGATTCAACCTTTCTTTTTATGACTCAAAAATCTTTCCCCAAAAATACGCCGAGGTCATGGGAACCCTTGATGATGAAGAACGCAGGCAAGGGGTTCAACAGCTTGAAGACATATTGATCCGGGACGCCGCCGCCATTCCTCTTTTGCACAAGACCTACCATTTTCTGGAGAGAAAGGGCATTACGTGTCCCATTAACGGGCTGTTGAGAAAGCCGTATATTTTTTCCATAAAAACGGACGGTTAG
- a CDS encoding ABC transporter permease has product MTAYVARSLFVIILGVFFSFGLFYVLPDPAYRIAGGFADKTAVTSIRKNLNLDQPVFKRFVMLVSDVAAGKLKSFYTDRPVLGLALEKLKISLMVGVWGLIFIFFWGGVLVAGQSVAPRLRKWVETVSNTAAVVPVFIFSILLLFLSTSWDLPKEACAGMALSVFPAILLSSNIVLRLHEAKRAPYALIARGYGLGKTVMFRRIVHELSPSFVILSNSLIFFLIAGLAVVEEVFGIPGMGHWFLRSALRLDLPVLFVVSILLAAGVVLLDLANRMVVWTLDPRQRAK; this is encoded by the coding sequence ATGACGGCTTACGTTGCCAGGTCCCTGTTTGTGATCATACTCGGAGTCTTTTTCTCCTTTGGCCTGTTTTATGTTCTGCCCGACCCGGCCTACAGAATCGCCGGGGGTTTCGCGGATAAGACGGCCGTTACGTCCATCCGAAAAAACCTCAACCTTGACCAGCCCGTTTTCAAGCGGTTTGTCATGCTGGTCTCCGACGTGGCGGCCGGAAAATTGAAGAGCTTTTACACGGACCGACCCGTTTTGGGTCTTGCTCTCGAAAAGCTGAAGATCAGCCTGATGGTCGGAGTCTGGGGGTTGATTTTCATATTCTTTTGGGGAGGGGTTCTGGTTGCGGGGCAATCCGTGGCTCCCCGGCTCAGAAAGTGGGTGGAGACCGTTTCCAACACGGCGGCGGTTGTGCCGGTGTTCATCTTCTCCATTTTGCTGCTTTTTTTATCGACCTCCTGGGACTTGCCAAAGGAGGCCTGCGCTGGGATGGCCCTTTCCGTTTTTCCGGCGATTCTTCTGAGCAGCAATATCGTCTTGCGGCTTCATGAAGCAAAACGCGCTCCCTACGCGCTGATCGCCAGGGGCTACGGGCTCGGCAAAACCGTCATGTTTAGGCGGATAGTGCATGAACTGTCCCCCTCCTTTGTTATTTTAAGCAATTCGTTGATTTTTTTTCTGATTGCGGGGCTCGCAGTGGTTGAGGAAGTATTCGGCATTCCCGGAATGGGGCATTGGTTCCTGCGATCGGCCCTGCGACTGGATCTTCCGGTGCTGTTCGTGGTTTC